CTTAAAATCAGACAACGGGAAATCTTCTTCTTCAGATCAGGACACCCCATGACAGCGCCAGATGGAGTTGGACTATCCACATTGTAGGGAACATTCAGAAACTAGAATGCAATGAGGGTGGAGAGTAAAATAATTAGGTTAGGCAGAATTGAAGTTCTTTAATGATATTCTGATGATCTCTCCATTTCTAATGAAGCCCAAATTGTAATCCTCAACTATCAAACCATCAAGAGTTTTTGATTTGGAGCCAAACTTGCTGTATTACTTTCTAGGAGCTAGCGTTTGTGGAGCACATCATCCTCAATGACTCTGTACCTGCTTATTTAATGCTGTTGAACTGTACTATGCTGTTGGATTTTTGTTCTCTGAACGTTGTTTCCTCACTCATCCAGATAAGGCATAAGATGGATGACAAACCTAGCTGCATTAGGTAGGGTATGCTTGTCCTTGTTTCCAATTtaattgaaaaaccaaaattGGTCGTTTGGTTTTGTTGGTTATTAGAGGTTTTGCAAGTTATGTAGGTGCCTGTCTTTCCAGCTTTTAGAATCTTAAGAGGCTGCTTGATGGCAGATATCCAATCTTTGAATAACTATTATGCTGTGGCAGCATGAATTTCaggccttagatttggatttataAGGATTCAGTTAAAAATCAATACAAATCTATATTGTACTTTgtccaaattaaaaaaaaaatccgaTTTCAAATTCTGTTTTGAGTTTGCAAACATAGGATTTGGTTGTGCTTCGGAACATTGGATTCAAATTCTGTTTTGAGTTTGCGAACATAGGATTGTCGCCACACTGCAACAGAGAAGGCATTTGAGACAATCTCACAGTGAGATGCATGTTTATAAATGAAATTGATTGCATTTAGTTTTAAATAACATTCGCACTTTCTGTTGAATACTGGTTTAATCAATTTAATTCTTCACGTTAACTGGATTTACGTCCAATGAATGcagattatttttttcatttttctcttttatttattcttttgggCCCTTCCTCTCTTGCATAGTATATAACCATTTCTTCTTATGCTTCCTCGGCTTACTTAGTATTAACACCTATACTATGCTGATGCTCTGTTAACTTGTTTTGTCCATGCAATGCCTCTTTATCTCTTTCTTGTCCAGTGCTCAGATAAAGAATGGAATTGTACCAATTCTATTTTTGGTGCGTGTGGTCCCTGCTTACAAGTCTGCATGATAGAGAGGATATCACAAGCTTGGAGCAGCAGAAAACTAGATCTAGCTCCAAGTTATGATGCCCAACCCTCTTAGGCAGCCTTAGAAAAATGGAATTTCTAAGCCTTCTGGTATCACTTTGTTAGAGGCGCAAGAAAATTTGTATATGGTTCTTTAATATTCTAAAATAAGGAAATACGGCTCCCAAAGTAAAATTTAAAGCAACTATCAAAGAAATAATCTGGTAAGCCTATGTTCAGATCAGTCATCTTTTGCAGTGCATGTACTTGATATTTAGTTATAGACAGTGTACCTTTCATCTGAACACTCATTTTCATgctttcattttttctttccagACACATTTATTCGCAATATGTCATGTGGGAATTGGCAGCAGTTGCCAGATCAGTTAGATTCATTTACATACAGTGGATATTTGAGTTTACCGTTACAACTAGTTAACTTATAAGTTCCCTATGGACTCGCAACCAGGCACTGGATTGCTCATAATTTGTTAAATTTGTTTCATAATCGCTGACCTTTATTCTGGCTCGCTCAGTGCAATTGCATGTGCATAATTTTTTCAGAGCTGGCAAAATTATAATCAAATAAACAGCCTACCATGTGGCCAGCTCATTACAAGCTCTATATGATATCCAATTTGTAATTTACCTTTCATGGTGGTTGTTTTAATCTTGTCATTTATCTGTATGTAATGCAAGTTATAAAAAGTTGAGTTACTTCTCTTTCTTTACTCATTTATCAGACCATGAAGTTATCTCCTATTGTAATGCTGCAGGTATCGGGCAGTGACGAGTGCATACTACCGTGGTGCAGTTGGGGCAATGCTAGTCTATGATCTGACTAAGCGTCAATCGTTTGATCACATGGCAAGGTGGCTGGAGGAACTGAGGGGGCACGCTGACAAGAACATAGTAATCATGCTTGTTGGCAATAAATCTGACTTGGGTTCTCTTCGAGCAGTGCCAATGGAGGATGCTGAAGAGTTTGCCCAAAGAGAAAACCTATTCTTTATGGAGACCTCAGCTTTAGAGGCCACCAATGTCGAAACTGCATTCCTGACTGTTCTAACAAATATATACCGAATCATCAGCAAGAAGAGTCTAGCTGCCGGAGATGAGTCAGGATCTGGTGGGAGTTCCACAGTTCTCACCGGAACCAGGATTCTAGTTCCTAATGATGCCGACTCTGGTGGAAGAAGGGGCTGTTGCATGTCTTCATAATCTTCGCTTTCCTCTTTTGTCCTGAGAATATGTTGTTCATTCAAACTCCATTTGTTTTAGAAAGGAAAACAGCATCTTGTAAAAATAGTG
This Malania oleifera isolate guangnan ecotype guangnan chromosome 11, ASM2987363v1, whole genome shotgun sequence DNA region includes the following protein-coding sequences:
- the LOC131167668 gene encoding ras-related protein RABA4d, translating into MSNLYGDYNQKIDYVFKIVLIGDSAVGKSQLLARFARNEFNVDSKATIGVEFQTKTLAVDQKTVKAQIWDTAGQERYRAVTSAYYRGAVGAMLVYDLTKRQSFDHMARWLEELRGHADKNIVIMLVGNKSDLGSLRAVPMEDAEEFAQRENLFFMETSALEATNVETAFLTVLTNIYRIISKKSLAAGDESGSGGSSTVLTGTRILVPNDADSGGRRGCCMSS